A genomic segment from Zerene cesonia ecotype Mississippi chromosome 7, Zerene_cesonia_1.1, whole genome shotgun sequence encodes:
- the LOC119840897 gene encoding uncharacterized protein LOC119840897: MRSLVVLSALFAACVAAPQYSYLLKSSPLVYTEVQPAVSVVSPVYSVPAAVSHQSRVDVKSSPAVVNSYVTSPVVKSVPSVVSAPVSVVPAASTYVGGSAVSQQSRVDVKSYPAVISQQVAPAVVESVPSVAHAAYLTPVAQQVVVKSSPAVFTEQVGTPVIATHSLYPSVYSAW, translated from the coding sequence ATGAGATCGTTGGTGGTGTTAAGTGCTTTATTTGCTGCGTGCGTAGCGGCACCGCAATACAGTTACCTTCTTAAGTCATCACCTCTAGTTTACACCGAAGTTCAGCCAGCTGTTTCTGTTGTATCACCTGTATACAGCGTGCCAGCAGCTGTGTCTCACCAATCCCGCGTAGATGTTAAATCGTCACCCGCAGTCGTGAACTCTTACGTTACGTCCCCTGTAGTCAAGTCAGTCCCTTCTGTGGTATCCGCACCAGTGAGCGTGGTTCCAGCAGCGTCTACTTACGTCGGTGGAAGCGCTGTATCTCAACAGTCACGCGTTGATGTAAAATCCTACCCGGCTGTTATTTCCCAACAAGTAGCGCCAGCTGTTGTAGAGTCTGTGCCGAGTGTGGCCCACGCCGCTTACCTGACCCCTGTTGCCCAACAGGTGGTTGTGAAGTCATCTCCTGCTGTCTTCACCGAACAAGTGGGTACTCCGGTGATCGCCACCCACTCATTGTACCCCTCAGTTTACAGCGCTTGGTAA